The following proteins are co-located in the Fructilactobacillus carniphilus genome:
- a CDS encoding NAD(P)H-hydrate dehydratase: MKLITSSILPKVIRKRPTKSFKGTYGKVALIGGNHNFGGAIIMSTLGTVYAGAGLTTTFTDASNQSSLHAWVPEAMFADYQDQAQLTQLLPTMDVISLGSGLGTDEQALNLIKLIFNLVTPEQVLLVDGSALTLVAKYQLALPTATIIVTPHQMEWERLTGVQLANQNPATNQRAYNQLLVDHPHLIAVVKSAQTEVFTPTGAFQNTTGTPAQATGGMGDTLAGIISGFVAQFQSVDDAVLAAVYTHSAIAAQLAQQQYVVLPHQISEDLPHFMHEHQAD, from the coding sequence ATGAAATTAATTACATCTTCAATTCTACCAAAAGTAATCCGCAAACGACCAACAAAGAGCTTCAAGGGGACCTATGGCAAGGTGGCGCTGATCGGAGGAAATCATAACTTTGGCGGTGCCATTATCATGAGTACCCTCGGCACGGTTTACGCCGGAGCGGGTTTAACCACCACCTTCACAGATGCTAGCAATCAAAGTAGCCTGCACGCGTGGGTTCCAGAAGCGATGTTCGCTGATTACCAAGATCAGGCACAACTAACCCAGTTGTTACCCACCATGGACGTGATTAGTTTAGGGTCTGGGCTCGGAACCGATGAACAAGCCCTCAACTTAATCAAGCTGATATTTAACCTGGTTACCCCAGAACAAGTGCTCCTAGTTGATGGATCAGCCTTAACTTTAGTTGCTAAGTACCAATTGGCATTGCCAACGGCTACCATCATCGTCACGCCCCACCAAATGGAATGGGAACGGCTGACGGGCGTGCAACTAGCTAACCAAAATCCAGCGACTAACCAACGAGCGTATAACCAATTATTAGTCGATCATCCGCACCTAATTGCCGTGGTTAAATCAGCACAAACAGAAGTCTTTACCCCTACCGGAGCATTTCAAAACACCACTGGAACTCCCGCTCAAGCTACTGGTGGCATGGGTGATACCCTAGCCGGGATTATTAGTGGCTTTGTAGCGCAATTTCAATCCGTGGATGACGCGGTTCTTGCAGCCGTGTATACCCACAGCGCCATTGCGGCTCAGTTAGCCCAACAACAATACGTCGTGCTCCCACACCAAATTTCAGAGGATTTGCCCCACTTTATGCACGAGCACCAAGCTGATTAA